A stretch of Streptomyces vietnamensis DNA encodes these proteins:
- a CDS encoding HAD-IIIC family phosphatase has product METNALDQLRELRAQGGLEAAYDSVAALLGRAEIEDDAVALRRVGRLLAGVDPRRVLARHPATPVVTVAITGQSTVAPVVDPLTAELARHGILLRPVLGDHGAYVHDLTDPAGRFAGAGHDLALCLLDAETVLARVPEVWRPEDVERAADEALRLLADVAAAHAALSGGTLVLNTVPLPRSWSHQLVDHRSRAELGSVWRDFNSRLLRMSATAPGLVVIDLDPLVAEGGPVHDLRLAHYAGARLGTPLLAAYAREAAHLARSLRGATRKCLVLDLDHTLWDGVLAEDGPDGVAAAGTDRGEAFGAFQRVVKQLASQGVLLAVSSKNDRDEAVATLRDHPDMRLRDGDFVRIDADWEPKDGHLLDIAGHLGLGTDALVFVDDSAAECARVRRAVPEAAVVRLDDEPAAHVSRLLRDGWFDRVSLTEDDRDRNRRYRAEEGRRELRLRTGAAEDFLRDLGIEVEVGPPHRHEQARFAQLTQRTNRFNLAGRRMTEAEVSAAASGHDGKLLLAVRSADRFGDSGLVGALLARRTGDALDVENVWLSCRVLARGIEQALLGHALELARASGCTEVRARYVPTPKNGRAADFYPSMGFAEVFRRPGETVFAHDLIMIPAMPAHLRTRSNPAGGGAA; this is encoded by the coding sequence ATGGAGACGAACGCTCTCGACCAGCTGCGCGAACTGCGGGCACAGGGCGGCCTGGAGGCCGCCTACGACTCCGTGGCCGCCCTGCTCGGACGGGCCGAGATCGAGGACGACGCCGTCGCGCTGCGGCGGGTCGGACGGCTGCTCGCGGGAGTGGACCCGCGGCGGGTGCTCGCCCGTCATCCGGCGACGCCCGTCGTCACCGTGGCGATCACCGGACAGTCCACGGTGGCCCCCGTCGTCGATCCGCTCACGGCGGAGCTGGCCAGGCACGGCATCCTGCTGCGGCCGGTCCTCGGCGACCACGGTGCGTACGTCCACGACCTGACGGACCCGGCGGGCCGCTTCGCCGGAGCCGGCCACGACCTGGCCCTGTGCCTCCTCGACGCCGAGACCGTCCTCGCCCGGGTTCCCGAGGTGTGGCGGCCCGAGGACGTGGAGCGGGCGGCGGACGAGGCGCTGCGCCTCCTCGCCGACGTCGCCGCCGCCCACGCGGCGCTGTCCGGGGGCACCCTCGTGCTCAACACGGTCCCCCTGCCGCGCTCCTGGAGCCACCAGCTGGTCGATCACCGCTCCAGGGCCGAACTCGGGTCCGTGTGGCGCGACTTCAACAGCAGGCTGCTGCGCATGTCCGCGACGGCACCCGGGCTCGTGGTGATCGACCTCGACCCGCTCGTCGCCGAGGGCGGCCCCGTGCACGACCTCCGGCTGGCCCACTACGCGGGGGCCCGCCTCGGGACCCCCTTGCTGGCCGCCTACGCGCGGGAGGCGGCGCATCTGGCGCGCTCGCTGCGCGGGGCGACCCGCAAGTGCCTGGTGCTCGACCTGGACCACACGCTCTGGGACGGCGTGCTCGCCGAGGACGGACCCGACGGGGTCGCGGCCGCGGGCACCGACCGCGGCGAGGCCTTCGGGGCCTTCCAGCGCGTCGTGAAACAGCTGGCCTCGCAGGGCGTCCTGCTCGCGGTGAGCAGCAAGAACGACCGGGACGAGGCGGTCGCCACCCTCCGCGACCATCCGGACATGCGGCTGAGGGACGGCGACTTCGTACGGATCGACGCCGACTGGGAGCCCAAGGACGGGCATCTCCTCGACATCGCCGGGCACCTGGGCCTCGGGACCGACGCGCTCGTGTTCGTGGACGATTCCGCGGCGGAATGCGCGCGCGTACGGCGGGCGGTGCCGGAGGCGGCCGTCGTACGGCTCGACGACGAACCGGCGGCGCACGTCTCCCGGCTGCTGCGCGACGGCTGGTTCGACCGCGTGAGCCTGACCGAGGACGACCGGGACCGGAACCGTCGCTATCGCGCCGAGGAGGGACGCCGTGAACTGAGGCTGAGGACCGGAGCGGCGGAGGACTTCCTGCGGGACCTCGGGATCGAGGTGGAGGTCGGCCCGCCGCATAGACACGAACAGGCCAGATTCGCCCAACTCACCCAGCGCACCAACCGGTTCAATCTGGCCGGACGGAGGATGACGGAGGCCGAGGTCTCCGCGGCGGCCTCCGGACACGATGGCAAACTGCTGCTCGCGGTCCGCTCGGCCGACCGGTTCGGGGACAGTGGCCTGGTGGGCGCGCTGCTCGCCCGCCGCACCGGGGACGCGCTGGACGTCGAGAACGTGTGGCTCAGCTGTCGGGTGCTGGCGCGGGGGATCGAACAGGCGCTCCTGGGGCACGCCCTGGAGCTGGCCCGCGCGTCCGGCTGCACGGAGGTGAGGGCCCGGTACGTGCCCACGCCCAAGAACGGGCGGGCGGCGGACTTCTACCCCTCGATGGGATTCGCAGAAGTGTTCCGCCGGCCAGGAGAGACGGTCTTCGCGCACGACTTGATCATGATTCCGGCCATGCCCGCACACCTCCGCACACGATCGAATCCGGCCGGGGGAGGAGCGGCGTGA
- a CDS encoding 3-oxoacyl-ACP synthase III family protein has product MERTTMERTTMERTTMERTAFIAATGTALPGEPIGNTELGAALGVSDEWIDVFVGTRTRYFGRDLVTGEIRDTLADLCAEAAAEALERSGLETGDIEFLVLATATPDRLLPTTAAQVADRLGLDHLPVYQLQAGCSGALQAVELGQKLLAAGAGAGLVVGGDVTHRHLDLRGRVARLPTQELVNYVLFGDGAGAAVLTAEPAGDAVAVRGLVHRMAGLGREPGQLIDWYGITDRDTPRPLLAEDYKAIEEHVPGMAVELLWDVLGEAGWQPEDVDHLLPPQLSRRMTERIAERLSLPDAHEVSCVTDTGNTGNALPFLQIDLLLQKMARGERAVVLAVESSKWIKTGLGLEKV; this is encoded by the coding sequence ATGGAACGCACCACCATGGAACGCACCACCATGGAACGCACCACCATGGAACGCACCGCGTTCATCGCCGCCACCGGAACGGCCCTGCCGGGCGAGCCGATCGGCAACACCGAACTCGGAGCCGCGCTGGGGGTGAGCGACGAGTGGATCGACGTGTTCGTCGGCACCAGGACCCGGTACTTCGGACGGGACCTCGTCACCGGGGAGATCCGCGACACGCTCGCCGACCTGTGCGCCGAGGCCGCAGCGGAGGCGCTGGAGCGCAGCGGCCTGGAGACCGGGGACATCGAGTTCCTCGTCCTGGCGACCGCGACCCCGGACCGGCTGCTGCCCACGACGGCGGCGCAGGTCGCCGACCGGCTCGGCCTCGACCACCTGCCGGTCTACCAGCTGCAGGCGGGCTGCTCCGGCGCCCTCCAGGCGGTGGAGCTCGGCCAGAAGCTGCTCGCCGCGGGCGCGGGCGCCGGACTCGTCGTCGGCGGTGACGTCACCCACCGGCACCTCGACCTGCGCGGCCGGGTGGCCCGGCTGCCCACCCAGGAGCTCGTCAACTACGTCCTCTTCGGCGACGGGGCCGGCGCCGCCGTCCTGACGGCGGAACCGGCCGGCGACGCGGTGGCCGTGCGCGGGCTCGTCCACCGCATGGCCGGACTGGGGCGCGAGCCGGGCCAGTTGATCGACTGGTACGGGATCACCGACCGCGACACCCCCCGGCCGCTGCTCGCCGAGGACTACAAGGCGATCGAGGAACACGTGCCCGGCATGGCGGTGGAACTGCTGTGGGACGTCCTCGGCGAGGCCGGATGGCAGCCCGAGGACGTCGACCACCTGCTGCCCCCGCAGCTGTCGCGGCGGATGACCGAGCGGATCGCCGAGCGGCTCTCCCTGCCGGACGCCCACGAGGTCAGCTGTGTCACCGACACGGGCAACACGGGGAACGCGCTGCCGTTCCTGCAGATCGACCTGCTCCTGCAGAAGATGGCGCGGGGCGAGCGGGCCGTGGTCCTGGCGGTGGAGTCCAGCAAGTGGATCAAGACCGGGCTCGGTCTGGAGAAGGTCTGA